GATGCCTCGGTGCCGGCGGCGGCCTGAACGGTCGCGGGACGGCCGTGGACCGTACGCGGTGTGGGCCAGGGCACCCAGCCCGGCCACACCGCGTACGGGCAGAAGTGCCCAGGCCCCGCGGGCAGAAGTAACCAGTTATCTCGTCAAGATCGCTCTGCCAGAGTCGAAATCGGCTGAGCACCCGAGGGCCCTCCGTTACGGGTCGACGACGAGGAACTGGTGGACGCATGACTACGAATCCGATGGTGGTCCGGGCTCCCGTCCGGGAAGCGGCGTCCGAGCCGCTCTCGCCGGCCGAAGCCCGCATAGCCGCCGTGTGGCGGTCGGTTCTCCGCACCGAGGTGACGGCGGCGGAATCCGACTTCTTCCTTCTGGGCGGCACCGCGGAACAGGCCGTGGACATGGCGCGCCGGGTGGCGGAGGAATTCGGCTCGGAGTTCCGGGCGCCTACCGCGCCGGGACCGTTGACCCTGCGGTCCGTGGCGTCGTTCCTCGCCGAGGAGGCCATGGAGCGGGCCCGTCGGCTGTTCGAGTCCGTCGACGAGGGGCCGGACGACGGACCGGATCTCCTCACCGGATCGTCCGCCCCCGACGACACCGCCGCGATCCCCCTCGCCACCCGTGACGGACGGCCGATGCCGCTGTCGTTCGCGCAGCGCCGGCTGTGGTTCCTGGACCAGTTGGAGCCGGGCCGAGCCGAGTACCTGATCCCGATGGGCCTGCGTATCAGCGGCCCGCTGGACGTGGCGGCGCTGGAGGAGTCCCTGTCGGAGCTGATCGTGCGGCACGAGGTGCTGCGGACCCGCTTCGTCACGGACAGCGACGGCACCCCCGGGCAGGTGGTCGACGCTCCTCGTCCGCTGCCGCTGGTCCTGCACGATCTCCGGTCGGTCACGGACGCCGGTGCCCGCGAGGAGGCGGCGACCGCGCTGGTGACCACCGAGGGCTTCCGGCCCCTGGACCTCGCCACCGGGCCGGTGGTCAGGGCGCTGCTGGTCCGGCTCGCGGACGAGGATCATCTGCTGTCGCTGACGGTTCATCATATCGCTTTCGACGGGTGGTCGGTGGGTGTCCTGTCCCGGGAGCTCACCACCCTGTACACGGCCCGGGTCACGGGTCTCGCCGCCGGCCTCCCCGAACCCCCTCTCCAGTACGCCGACTTCGCGGTCTGGCAGCGGAACTGGTTCACCGGCGAGGTGCTGTCCCGGCAACTGGACTACTGGCGGGGGCGACTCGCGGACACCGAGCCGCTGGAGCTGCCCACCGACCGCAGGCGCCCGGCCCGGCGCAGCGGCAACGGGGCGATGCTCACCCACCACATCCCGGCAACGACCGCGGACGGGGCCCGCAGGCTGGCGCACGACACGGGCGCAAGCCTGTTCATGACGCTGCTGGGGGTGTTCCAGGTCGTGCTGTCGCGCTACAGCGGCCAGGAGGACATCGCGGTGGGCACGCCCATCGCGGGCCGCAACCGGTCCGAGATCGAGGACCTCGTCGGGTTCTTCGTGAACACGCTGGTGATGCGCACCGACCTGTCGGGCGACCCGACGTTCACCGAGCTGATCGACCGGGTCAGGGACACCGCGCTCGGCGCCTACGACCACCAGGAGATGCCGTTCGAGCGGCTGGTGGAGGAGCTTGCGCCGCAACGCGACTTGTCCCGCAACCCGTTGTTCCAGACCATGTTCGTCCTGCAGAACACGCCGGACAGTCGCTCCTGGGAGCTTCCGGGGCTCAGCGTGCGCCAACTGGAGGTGGCGGCACAGGAATCCAAGTTCGACTTCACGTTCTACGTGACGGAGGCCGCCGACCGCGGTCTGGACGTCACCGTCGTCTACTCCACCGACCTCTTCGACGCGGCGACGATGGTGCGGCTCGCCGGGCACTTCGAGACGCTGCTCGGTGCCGCGGCCGACGCCCCTGCCGCCCGGCTGTCCGCCCTGGAAATGCTGACGGCCCTGGAGCGGCGGGAGATCCTCACCGCGTGGAACGGTGCGGACACCGACGCCCCCGACCTCGTCACCGTGCACCGGCAGTTCGAGGAACGGGCCGCCGAGCGTCCGGGCGCCCCCGCGGTCTCCTGCGGCTCGGACCGTCTGACGTACCGCGAGCTGGACGGGCGGGCCGAGTGGATCGCGGCGCGGCTGCGCGAGCGCGGGGCCGGCCCCGGCACGCTGGTCGGCATCTGCCTGGACCGGGGCACCGACATGGTGAGCGCGTTGCTCGGCATTCTCAAGTCGGGCGCCGCGTACGTGCCGTTGGACCCGGCGTACCCGACCGACCGGCTCGCCTACATGGTCGGGGACAGCGGAACCCCGCTGATCGTCACCCGGTCCGCGCACGTCGAGCGGCTGCCCGCCGCGACGCCACGCCTGCTGCTGGACGCGCCCTGGCCGCCGGAGCCGCCCGTGCCCACCGGTGAGGTCTCCGAGCCCGGCCCGGGACCCGACGACCTGGCGTACGTGATCTACACGAGCGGTTCGACGGGCCGCCCCAAGGGGGTGCAGATCACCCATGGCGCTCTGCGCGCCCGCATGCGGGAAACCCGGCGCCGGCTCGGCCTCACCTGCGAGGACCGGGTACTGCAGTTCGCGTCCATCTCCTTCGACTCCTCGGTGGGTCAGTTGTTCGCTCCGCTCGTCTCGGGCGCCTCGCTGGTGCTGCGCGACGACGCCTGGGATCCGGGAATGCTGGCGCAGGCGCTGCGTACCCACAAGGTGACGGTGGCGTGGCTGACCCCGTCGGCGTTCGGCGCACTCGCCGCCCAGCTGGACGGGCCGGACAGCCTCGGCCCGGAACTCCGACTGGTACGGCTCGGCGGCGAGGCCCTCCAGCAGGAGCAGGTACGCCAGTGGTTCCGCCACACCTCGGTACCGCTGGTCAACGGCTACGGCCCGACCGAGGCGGCCCAGGAGGCGGCCACGGCACTGATCACCGGGCCGGGCGACCATGTGCCGATCGGGCGCCCGGTGGCCAACGCGAAGGTGTTCCTGGTGGACCGCACCGGCCGGCCGGTACCGGTGGGCGTCCCGGGCGAGATCTGGATCGGCTGCCCCGGTCTGGCGCGCGGCTACCTGGGCAGGCCCGACCTGACCGCCGAGAAGTTCACGGTCGTCACCGTGGACGGGACCCCGCGGCGCGTGTACCGCACCGGTGACCTGGCCAAGTGGCATCCGGACGGGCATCTGGAGTTCGTCGGCCGGGCCGACAACCAGGTCAAGTTGCGCGGTTACCGCATCGAACCCGGCGAGATCGAGGCCGCGCTGCTCACCCACCCCTCGGTCACCGGCGCCACCGTCCTGCTGCGCGAGGACGTGCCGGGCGATCTGCGGCTGGTGGCCTACGTCGTCGCGGACCCGGCGGTCGAACCGGGCCGCCTGCGCTCCCACCTCCAGCGGGACCTGCCGGACTACATGGTGCCTGCCGCGTTCGTGCCCATGGACCGCATCCCGCTCACCCCGAACGGCAAGACGGACCGGCGCGCCCTGCCCGTACCCGCCTCGGACCGGCCCGAACTGGGCTCCGCGTACACGGCTCCGCGCACCGAGACGGAGCGGACGGTGGCCGCGGTCTGGGCCGAGGTGCTGGGCATCGACACCGTCGGGGTGGACGACGACTTCTTCGCGCTGGGCGGTCACTCGCTGCTGGCCACGCGGGTCGTGTCGCGGCTGCGCCGGCGACTGGGCGTCGACATACCGGTACGGACCCTGTTCAGCGCGCCCACCCCGGCGCTGCTGGCATCGGCGGTGGCGGACCTCGACGAGGCGGGCGTCTCCCGCATCCGTGCCGTACCGCGCGACGGCAGTCCGCTGCCGTTGAGCTTCGCCCAGCAACGCCTCTGGTTCCTGGACCAGTTGGAGCCGGGGCGCGCAGAGTACCTGCTGCCCTTCGCCTTCCGCGTGCGCGGTGCGGTCGACGTGCACGCGCTGAACACCGCGTTCACCGCGCTGGTGGAGCGCCACGAGATCCTGCGCACCCGCTTCGCCACCGACGACGCGGGATCGGCGGTCCAGTCGGTCACTCCGGCGGGTCCGGTGGCGGTGCTGGTACGGGACCTGCGGGCCGTCTCCGACGGCCCGGCCCGAGAGGACGCCCTCGCGGCCGTCCTGACCGGGGACGCCCTGCGCCCGATGGACCTCGCCGCCGGGCCCGTGCTGCGCGCGGTGCTGGTGCGGCTGGCCGACGAGGAGGCCGTCCTGGCGGTCACCGTGCACCACATCGCCTTCGACGGCTGGTCGATCGGCGTACTGGTGCGTGAGCTGTCCGCCCTGTACGCGGTGGCTCTGGGCGCGGGAGCGGAGGCGGCGCCCGCCCCGCTTCCGGTGCAGTACGCCGACTACGCGCTCTGGCAGCGCTCCTGGCTGACCGGCGAGCCGCTGGAGCGCCAGCTCGGCTACTGGCGCGACCGTCTGGCGGGCCTGGAGTCGTTGGAGCTGCCGACCGACCACGCCCGGCCGCCGGAGCGCACGGGCACCGGAGCGGTCGTCCGGTTCTCGGTGCCCGCCGATGTCGCCGCGCGGGCCAGGACGGTGTCCGCAGAAGGCGGCGCGAGCATGTTCATGACGCTACTGGCGGTGTTCCAGTTGTTGCTGGCCCGCTACAGCGGTCAGCGGGACGTCGCGGTGGGCACCCCGATCGCCGGCCGGAACCGGGCCGAGACGGAAGACCTGATCGGCTTCTTCGTCAACACGCTCGTCCTGCGCACCGACCTTTCCGGCGATCCGTCGTTCACCGAACTGCTGGCCCGCGTGAAGGACACCGCCCTGGGCGCGTACGACCACCAGGACCTCCCCTTCGAACGCCTCGTGGAGGAGCTGGCCCCCGACCGCGACCTGTCCCGCAACCCGCTGTTCCAGACCCTGTTCGCGCTCCAGAACACCCCGGGCGCGGACGCGTGGGGCCTGCCCGGCCTGACCGCCGAGCCGGTCGAATCCCCCTCTCACGACGCCAAGTTCGACCTGTCGATGTACCTGGCGGAGGCGGCGGACGGCACGCTGGACGGCGCCGTCGTCTACGCGGAGGACCTGTTCACGGAGTCCACCGCACGCCGCCTGGTGGACCACTTCACCCGCCTGCTGGACGCGGCCACCGCCGACCCGCACACCCCTTCGTCCGGTCTGGAGATGCTGGGCTCGCAGGAGCGGCATCGCATCCTGACCGAGTGGAACGCCACCGCCGCCCCCGTCCCGGCAGGGGCCACCCTGCACCGGCTCTTCGAGGAGCGCGCGGCCCTCGCCCCGGAGGCGGTCGCCGTCGTCTGCGGGACGGAGGAGCTCACCTACCGCGAACTCGACGAACGGGCCAACCGCCTGGCCCACCGGTTGCGCGCCGAGCCGGGGGTCGGACCGGACGTTCCGGTGGGCGTCTGCCTGGAGCGCTCCCCCGCCTTGGTGTGGACGCTGCTCGGCATCCTGAAGGCCGGTGCGGCGTACGTACCGCTCGACCCGGAGCACCCGGCGGAGCGCCTGGCGTACCTGGTGGAGGACTCCGGTGCGCCGCTGGTCGTCACCGACTCCGCGCACGCCGGCCTGCTTCCCGAGGGCCTGGCCGTGCTGACCGTCGACAGCGCGGCGGACCTGCCCGACTCCCTTCCGGCCACCGCCCCCGAGCCCGTCGCCGGACCCGGCGACCTCTCGTACCTGATCTACACCAGTGGCTCGACGGGCCGCCCCAAGGGCGTCCGCATCGAACACCGGGGCGTCGTCAACTACCTGGCCGGAATGCAGGAGGCCTTCCCTCTCGCCCCGGGCGAGGGTTTCCTCCAGGCCACACCGCTCTCCTTCGACGTGTCGGCCTACGAGATCTTCTGGCCGCTGTGGCAGGGCGCGAAGGTGGTGCTGGTACCCGGCTCCGACCGGCTCGACATGGCCGAGGTGTCGCGCCTGATGGGGGCCCACGACGTGGTCGGCCTGCATTTCGTCCCGAGCCTGCTGGACCTGTTCGTCACGCAGGCACGGCCCGAGGACTGCGCCCGCCTGCGGTACGCCTTCGCCAGCGGTGAGCCCCTCCAGCCGACCCTGGTGGCCCGCTTCCTCGACCGATTCCCCGGCGACCTGATCAACCTGTACGGGGCGACGGAGGTCTCGGTCGACACGACGTACTGGCGGGCGTCGCGCACCGACCCCCGGGGCCCGGTCCTCGCGGGACGGCCCATGGTCAACCAGACGGTGTACGTCCTCGACCCGGACCGCCGCCCCGTACCGGCGGGGATCCTGGGCGAGGTGTACCTCGGCGGTGACAGCGTGGGACGCGGCTACCACGAGCGGCCCGAGCTCACCGGCGAGCGCTTCGTGCCCGACCCGTTCACCGGTGGCCGCATGTACCGCACCGGCGATGTCGGCCGCTTCACCGCGAACGGTGAGCTCGACCTGCTGGGCCGCATCGACCGGCAGGTGAAGCTGCGCGGGGTACGGGTGGAGCTCGGCGAGATCGAGGCGGTGCTGCTCACCCACGAGGCGGTCGGTGTCTGCGCGGTGACCGTCCGCGAGGACACTCCGGGCGACAAACGGCTCGTCGCCTACTGGGTGCCGTCGCCGGTCGGTACGGCGGACGCCGGAGCGCTGCGCGGGTGGGCGGCCGAGCGGCTGCCCCGCGCCATGGCCCCGTCCGCCTTCGTGAGCCTGCCGGAACTCCCGCTCAACAGGAACGGCAAGGTCGACCACGCCGCACTGCCGGCCCCCGACGAGGGTGATACCACGGCCGGATTCACGGCACCCCGGGACGAGATCGAGGCGGAGATCGCCGGAATCATGGCCGAGGTGCTCGGACTCGAAAGGGTCGGAATCCACGACGGGTTCTTCGAACTCGGCGGACACTCCCTCCTCGCCATTCAGCTCGTCAACCGCATCGAGGCGGCGACCGGAATCCGCGTCGGCCTGCGCGAGCTCTTCCGCGCGCCGACCGTCACGGGCGTGAAGAAGCAGCTCATCGAATTGTTCGGCGCGCAAGAACAGGCTTCCTGAACTCAGCGGTCCGCTGCCCACGTGCAGAGACCCGTTGCCCACCCGAAAAGAATGAGGACGGAATTCATCATGGGCGAGAACTCGATCGAGGCGCGGCTGCTGTCCCGGATGCGAGGACGCGCGGAAGCGGACCGCATCGTCCGCTTCGACAGGGACACCGCCGGACCGCTGCCGCTCTCCTTCGCACAGCAGCGACTGTGGTTCCTGGACCGCCTGACCCCCGGAAGCGCCGACTACCTGGTTCCGACCGCCCTGCGGGTACGGGGGCGGCTGGACATCACCGCGCTGGAGACGGCGCTGACCGCACTGGTGGCACGGCACGAGGTGCTGCGGACGTCCTTCCCCGCCGACGACGACGGCAGGCCGCAGCAGGTGATCACCGCCCCGTGGCCGGTGGACGTAGCCGTGCACGACCTGCGGAGCGACGCCGACGCCGAGGGGCGGGGCCGCGAGGTGCTGCGCGCCGAGGCGACCAGGCCCTTCGACCTCACGACGGGCCGGCCCCTGCGCGCGAACCTCGTCCACCTCGCGGAGGACGACCACTACCTCTTGCTGACGGTTCATCACATCGCTTCGGACGGCTGGTCGTCCGGCATCCTGGCCCGCGAGCTGCGCGAGCTCTACGCGGCGGCCCTGGCCGGGCACCATGCCTCACTCCCCGAACTCCCGGTCCAGTACGCGGACTTCGCCGTATGGCAGCGCGAACAGCTCAGCGGGCCGGCCCTGGAACGGCAGCTCGGCTACTGGAGTGGCCGTCTGGCGGGCCTGGAGCCGCTGGAACTGCCCACGGACCACCCGCGTCCGGCGCACACGAACGGTACCGGTGACGTGGTCACCTTCGCGGTGCCGGGCGAGGTTGTCGAACGGTTGCGGGAGGCGGTGGGTCGGCAGGGTGCGAGCCTGTTCATGACGCTGCTGTCGCTGTTCGAGATCGTGCTGGCCCGCTACTGCCGCCAGGACGACATCGCGGTGGGCACCCCGATCGCCGGCCGCAACCGGGCCGAGATCGAAGACGTCGTCGGCTTCTTCGTCAACACCTTGGTGATGCGGACGGACCTGTCCGGCGACCCGACCTTCGCCGAACTGGTGGAGCGCGTCAAGGACACGGCGCTGGGCGCGTACGACCACCAGGACCTGCCGTTCGAGCGGCTGGTGGAGGAGATCGCACCGGAGCGGGATCTGTCGCGCAATCCGCTGTTCCAGACCATGTTCGTCCTGCAGGCACCCGAGAGCGCGGACGGCGAGGCGTGGGAGCTGGCGGGTACGGAGGTCGAACCGGTCGAGATCGAGCGCGGCGTGGCCAAGTTCGACCTCACGCTGACCGCCGTCGAGACCTCGGACGGACTGCAGGCCGTGCTGGAGTATCGGACGGATCTGTTCGAGCGGGCGACGATCGAGCGGATGGCCGGCCACCTCGGCACCCTCGCCGCCGCCGTCGCCGCCACCCCCGACGCACACCTCTCCGAACTGAACATGCTCACCGCGCGGGAGCGTCAGGAGATCCTGGTCGACTGGAACGGGACCACCGGCCCCTACCCCGACACCGCCACCATCCACCAACTCGTCGAAGACCGCGTCACCACCAGCCCCGACGCCATCGCCCTCACCCACGGCACCACGCAATGGACCTACGCCCAGCTCAACCAGAAAGCCAACCGACTCGCCCACCACCTGCGCACCACCGGCATCACCCCCGACACCCTCATCGCCGTCTGCCTCGACCGCTCCCCCGAACTCATCGCCACCCTCCTCGGCATCCTCAAAGCCGGCGCCGCCTTCGTCCCCCTCGACCCCGACTACCCCACCGACCGCATCACCTACATGATCAACGACGCCAACGCCCCCCTCATCATCACCACCACCCACCACACCCACCGACTCCCCACCACCACACCCCTCCTCCTCACCGACACCCACTGGCCCGACGGACCCGACACCAACCCCCACCCACACGCCACCCCCGACGACCTCGCCTACATCATCTACACCTCAGGCTCCACCGGCCGACCCAAAGGCGTCGCCCTCGAACACCGCGGCGTCGTCAACTACCTCCACTGGTGCGACCAGAACTACCCCGTCACCCACCCCCACGGAATCGGCACCATCCTCTACTCCTCCATCACCTTCGACCTCACCATCACCGCCCTCTTCCTCCCCCTCATCCAAGGCACCCAACTCCACATCCCCACCCCCCAACCCGACCAGACCGCCTTCGACGCCGCCATCGAACTCATCCTCACCAACACCCCCATCAGCTTCCTCAAAGCCACCCCCTCCCACCTCGAAATCCTCGCCGCCCACCTCACCACCCAAAACACCCACCACCACATCACCACCATCGTCGCCGGCGGCGAAAACCTCACCCCCCAACTCGTCACCCAACTCCTCGACCACAGCACCACCCACACCACCATCAGCAACGAATACGGCGCCACCGAAGGCTCCGTCGCCAACGTCATGAGCCTCACCACCACCCCCGACCCCAACGGACACACCACCACCCTCGGCCAACCCATCACCAACACCACCACCTACGTCCTCGACCACCACAACCAACCCGCCCCCATCGGCATCCCCGGACACGCCCTCCTCGGCGGCATCTGCCTCGCCCGCAACTACCACAACCGACCCGACCTCACCACCCAACGCTTCACCCCCAACCCCCTCCACACCCCCACCAACCCCACCACCACCGGAAAACACACCCCGGACAGCCCCCGCACCTACCACACCGGCGACCTCGTCACCTGGCGCCCCGACGGCACCCTCGAATTCATCGGCCGCATCGACAACCAAATCAAACTCCGCGGCTACCGCATCGAACTCGGCGAAATCGAAAACGCACTCCACACCCACCCCCACATCCACACCACCACCGTCACCACCCACGAAGACACCCCCGGCAACAAACGCCTCACCGCATACATCGTCACCACCCCGGGAACCAGCCCGCAGGCGAACGAGCTGTGCGCGCATCTCCAGGAACAACTCCCCGACTACATGATCCCGACCACCTTCATCACCCTCCCCGAACTCCCCCTCACCCCCAACGGCAAAGTCGACACCAAAGCCCTCCCCGCACCCGACCACCACCGCCCCGACCTCGACGCCACCTACGTGGCCCCGCGCACCACTGCCGAGCACGTCGTCACCTCCATCTGGTCCGACATCCTCGGCATCGACACCGTCGGCGTGCACGACAACTTCTTCACGCTCGGCGGCCATTCGCTGCTCGCGACGCGAGTGACCTCCCGGTTGCGGCAGCAGCTCGGTATCGACGTGCCGGTCCGCGCGCTCTTCACCTCGCCCACCCCGGCGACACTGGCCGCAGTCCTGCGTGGTCCGGCGACAGCCGCCCAGGCGCCGCTCGTGCCGGCCGACCGCGCCGACGGCCCTCTCCCCTTGTCTTTCGCCCAACAACGGCTTTGGTTCCTGGACCAGTTGACACCGGGAAGCGCGGAGTACCTGGTGCCCATGGGCCTACGGGTCCGGGGAGAGCTGGACACCAACGCCCTGGCTTCCGCCTTCACCGGCCTGGTGGCTCGGCACGAGATTCTGCGCACCCGGTTCGTCACCGACGATTCTGGTCGCCCCTCGCAGATCGTCGACGCACCGTGGTCGGTCACCCCGGTGGTGCACGACGTACGGAATGCCGCACCGGGCCTTGAGGGCAGGGAGCGGACCGCACAGGAACTCATGGGGAAAGAGGCGCGTCGCCCGTTCGACCTGGACGGCGGCCGGCTGCTGCGCGTGGACCTGGTGCGGGTCGCGCAGGACGATCAGTTTCTGCTGATCACGCTGCACCACATCGTCTCGGACGGCTGGTCGTCCGGCATCCTGGCCCGTGAGCTGCGCGAGCTCTACGCGGCGGCCCTGGCCGAGCGCCATGCCTCACTCCCCGAACTCCCGGTCCAGTACGCGGACTTCGCCGTATGGCAGCGCGAACAGCTCACCGGTGCGTTCCTGGACGAGCAGTTGGCGTACTGGCGCGAGCGACTGGCCGGAGTGCCGGTGCTGGAACTGCCCACGGACCACGGACGCCCCGCCGAGCGCGAGGGCGCCGCAGGGGACAGCGTGTACTTCACGATCCCGCCCGAGGTGGCGAAGGAACTGCGGACGATGGCGGGTCGGCAGGGTGCGAGCCTGTTCATGACGCTGCTGTCGCTGTTCGAGATCGTGCTGGCCCGCTACTGCCGCCAGGACGACATCGCGGTGGGCACCCCGATCGCCGGCCGCAACCGGGCCGAGACCGAGGATCTGATCGGCTTCTTCGTCAACACCTTGGTGATGCGGACGGACCTGTCCGGCGACCCGACCTTCGCCGAACTGGTGGAGCGCGTCAAGGACACGGCGCTGGGCGCGTACGACCACCAGGACCTGCCGTTCGAGCGGCTCGTCGACGAACTGGCTCCGACCCGCGATCTGTCGCGCAACCCGCTGTTCCAGACCCTGTTCGTGTTCCAGAACACCCCTGACGGGGATGCCTGGGGCCTGCCCGGCCTCGACGTCGAGCGGGTCGGGGTGGGCGGTCAGGACGCGAAGTTCGACCTCCAGTTGACGGCCGCGGAGTCGGGCGACGAGGTGCAGGCCGTGCTGGAGTATCGGACGGATCTGTTCGAGCGGGCGACGATCGAGCGGATGGCCGGCCACCTCGGCACCCTCGCCGCCGCCGTCGCCGCCACCCCCGACGCACACCTCTCCGAACTGAACATGCTCACCGCCCGGGAGCGGCAGGAGATCCTCGTCGACTGGAACGGGACCACCGGCCCCTACCCCGACACCGCCACCATCCACCAACTCGTCGAAGACCGCGTCACCACCAGCCCCGACGCCATCGCCCTCACCCACGGCACCACGCAATGGACCTACGCCCAGCTCAACCAGAAAGCCAACCAACTCGCCCACCACCTGCGCACCACCGGCATCACCCCCGACACCCTCATCGCCGTCTGCCTCGACCGCTCCCCCGAACTCATCGCCACCCTCCTCGGCATCCTCAAAGCCGGCGCCGCCTTCGTCCCCCTCGACCCCGACTACCCCACCGACCGCATCACCTACATGATCAACGACGCCAACGCCCCCCTCATCATCACCACCACCCACCACACCCACCGACTCCCCACCACCACACCCCTCCTCCTCACCGACACCCACTGGCCCGACGGACCCGACACCAACCCCCACCCACACGCCACCCCCGACGACCTCGCCTACATCATCTACACCTCAGGCTCCACCGGCCGACCCAAAGGCGTCGCCCTCGAACACCGCGGCGTCGTCAACTACCTCCACTGGTGCGACCAGAACTACCCCGTCACCCACCCCCACGGAATCGGCACCATCCTCTACTCCTCCATCACCTTCGACCTCACCATCACCGCCCTCTTCCTCCCCCTCATCCAAGGCACCCAACTCCACATCCCCACACCCCAACCCGACCAGACCGCCTTCGACGCCGCCATCGAACTCATCCTCACCAACACCCCCATCAGCTTCCTCAAAGCCACCCCCTCCCACCTCGAAATCCTCGCCGCCCACCTCACCACCCAAAACACCCACCACCACATCACCACCATCGTCGCCGGCGGCGAAAACCTCACCCCCCAACTCGTCACCCAACTCCTCGACCACAGCACCACCCACACCACCATCAGCAACGAATACGGCGCCACCGAAGGCTCCGTCGCCAACGTCATGAGCCTCACCACCACCCCCGACCCCAACGGACACACCACCACCCTCGGCCAACCCATCACCAACACCACCACCTACGTCCTCGACCACCACAACCAACCCGCCCCCATCGGCATCCCCGGACACGCCCTCCTCGGCGGCATCTGCCTCGCCCGCAACTACCACAACCGACCCGACCTCACCACCCAACGCTTCACCCCCAACCCCCTCCACACCCCCACCAACCCCACCACCACCGGAAAACACACCCCGGACAGCCCCCGCACCTACCACACCGGCGACCTCGTCACCTGGCGCCCCGACGGCACCCTCGAATTCATCGGCCGCATCGACAACCAAATCAAACTCCGCGGCTACCGCATCGAACTCGGCGAAATCGAAAACGCACTCCACACCCACCCCCACATCCACACCACCACCGTCACCACCCACGAAGACACCCCCGGCAACAAACGCCTCACCGCATACATCGTCACCACCCCCGGAGCCCCCTCCCCCACCACACAGGAACTGCGCGCACACCTCCAGCAGCAGCTCCCCGACTACATGATCCCGGCCACCTTCACCACCCTCCCCGAACTCCCCCTCACCCCCAACGGCAAAGTCGACACCAAAGCCCTCCCCGCACCCGACCACCACCGCCCCGACCTCGACGCCACCTACGTGGCCCCGCGCACCGACACCGAACGCACCCTGGCATCGGTGTGGGGCGACATCCTCGGCATCGAGACCGTAGGCATCCACGACAACTTCTTCGAGCTCGGCGGCGACTCGATCATCAGCATCCAAATGATCGCCAGAGCACAGAAGTTCGGCCTTCGCCTCACTCCGCGCATGATCTTCAAGCACCAGACCGTCGCGGAGATCGCGGCCCACGCCGGCACGACGGCCGTGGTCGACGCGGAGCAGGGCCGGGTGGTGG
The DNA window shown above is from Streptomyces sp. NBC_00247 and carries:
- a CDS encoding non-ribosomal peptide synthetase, with the protein product MTTNPMVVRAPVREAASEPLSPAEARIAAVWRSVLRTEVTAAESDFFLLGGTAEQAVDMARRVAEEFGSEFRAPTAPGPLTLRSVASFLAEEAMERARRLFESVDEGPDDGPDLLTGSSAPDDTAAIPLATRDGRPMPLSFAQRRLWFLDQLEPGRAEYLIPMGLRISGPLDVAALEESLSELIVRHEVLRTRFVTDSDGTPGQVVDAPRPLPLVLHDLRSVTDAGAREEAATALVTTEGFRPLDLATGPVVRALLVRLADEDHLLSLTVHHIAFDGWSVGVLSRELTTLYTARVTGLAAGLPEPPLQYADFAVWQRNWFTGEVLSRQLDYWRGRLADTEPLELPTDRRRPARRSGNGAMLTHHIPATTADGARRLAHDTGASLFMTLLGVFQVVLSRYSGQEDIAVGTPIAGRNRSEIEDLVGFFVNTLVMRTDLSGDPTFTELIDRVRDTALGAYDHQEMPFERLVEELAPQRDLSRNPLFQTMFVLQNTPDSRSWELPGLSVRQLEVAAQESKFDFTFYVTEAADRGLDVTVVYSTDLFDAATMVRLAGHFETLLGAAADAPAARLSALEMLTALERREILTAWNGADTDAPDLVTVHRQFEERAAERPGAPAVSCGSDRLTYRELDGRAEWIAARLRERGAGPGTLVGICLDRGTDMVSALLGILKSGAAYVPLDPAYPTDRLAYMVGDSGTPLIVTRSAHVERLPAATPRLLLDAPWPPEPPVPTGEVSEPGPGPDDLAYVIYTSGSTGRPKGVQITHGALRARMRETRRRLGLTCEDRVLQFASISFDSSVGQLFAPLVSGASLVLRDDAWDPGMLAQALRTHKVTVAWLTPSAFGALAAQLDGPDSLGPELRLVRLGGEALQQEQVRQWFRHTSVPLVNGYGPTEAAQEAATALITGPGDHVPIGRPVANAKVFLVDRTGRPVPVGVPGEIWIGCPGLARGYLGRPDLTAEKFTVVTVDGTPRRVYRTGDLAKWHPDGHLEFVGRADNQVKLRGYRIEPGEIEAALLTHPSVTGATVLLREDVPGDLRLVAYVVADPAVEPGRLRSHLQRDLPDYMVPAAFVPMDRIPLTPNGKTDRRALPVPASDRPELGSAYTAPRTETERTVAAVWAEVLGIDTVGVDDDFFALGGHSLLATRVVSRLRRRLGVDIPVRTLFSAPTPALLASAVADLDEAGVSRIRAVPRDGSPLPLSFAQQRLWFLDQLEPGRAEYLLPFAFRVRGAVDVHALNTAFTALVERHEILRTRFATDDAGSAVQSVTPAGPVAVLVRDLRAVSDGPAREDALAAVLTGDALRPMDLAAGPVLRAVLVRLADEEAVLAVTVHHIAFDGWSIGVLVRELSALYAVALGAGAEAAPAPLPVQYADYALWQRSWLTGEPLERQLGYWRDRLAGLESLELPTDHARPPERTGTGAVVRFSVPADVAARARTVSAEGGASMFMTLLAVFQLLLARYSGQRDVAVGTPIAGRNRAETEDLIGFFVNTLVLRTDLSGDPSFTELLARVKDTALGAYDHQDLPFERLVEELAPDRDLSRNPLFQTLFALQNTPGADAWGLPGLTAEPVESPSHDAKFDLSMYLAEAADGTLDGAVVYAEDLFTESTARRLVDHFTRLLDAATADPHTPSSGLEMLGSQERHRILTEWNATAAPVPAGATLHRLFEERAALAPEAVAVVCGTEELTYRELDERANRLAHRLRAEPGVGPDVPVGVCLERSPALVWTLLGILKAGAAYVPLDPEHPAERLAYLVEDSGAPLVVTDSAHAGLLPEGLAVLTVDSAADLPDSLPATAPEPVAGPGDLSYLIYTSGSTGRPKGVRIEHRGVVNYLAGMQEAFPLAPGEGFLQATPLSFDVSAYEIFWPLWQGAKVVLVPGSDRLDMAEVSRLMGAHDVVGLHFVPSLLDLFVTQARPEDCARLRYAFASGEPLQPTLVARFLDRFPGDLINLYGATEVSVDTTYWRASRTDPRGPVLAGRPMVNQTVYVLDPDRRPVPAGILGEVYLGGDSVGRGYHERPELTGERFVPDPFTGGRMYRTGDVGRFTANGELDLLGRIDRQVKLRGVRVELGEIEAVLLTHEAVGVCAVTVREDTPGDKRLVAYWVPSPVGTADAGALRGWAAERLPRAMAPSAFVSLPELPLNRNGKVDHAALPAPDEGDTTAGFTAPRDEIEAEIAGIMAEVLGLERVGIHDGFFELGGHSLLAIQLVNRIEAATGIRVGLRELFRAPTVTGVKKQLIELFGAQEQAS